From a single Serratia surfactantfaciens genomic region:
- the ybaL gene encoding YbaL family putative K(+) efflux transporter, whose translation MHNSTPLITTIVGGLVLAFLLGMLANRLRISPLVGYLAAGVLAGPFTPGFVADTSLAPELAEIGVILLMFGVGLHFSLKDLLAVKSIAIPGAVAQIAVATLLGMGLSKLLGWDLISGLVFGLCLSTASTVVLLRALEERQLIDSQRGQIAIGWLIVEDLAMVLTLVLLPAFGNMLGNDNASSGQLLMELALTIGKVIAFIALMIVVGRRLVPWILSKTASTGSRELFTLAVLALALGIAYGAVKLFDVSFALGAFFAGMVLNESELSHRAAHDTLPLRDAFAVLFFVSVGMLFDPMIVINEPLAVLATLAIIVFGKSAAAFLLVKMFGHSKRTALTISASLAQIGEFAFILAGLGIALGMMSEHGRNLVLAGAILSIMLNPLLFTLLERYLAKTETIEEQILEEAVEEEKQIPVDMCNHALVVGYGRVGSLLGGKLAEAGIPLVVIENSRPRVEALREQGIKTVLGNAANPEVMDLARLDCARWLLLTIPNGYEAGEIVASARAKRPNIEIIARAHYDDEVAYITDRGANQVVMGEREIANSMLNILQLDTLSEEEKMGGCPI comes from the coding sequence ATGCATAATTCAACACCGCTCATCACCACCATCGTCGGAGGGTTAGTACTCGCCTTCCTCCTCGGTATGCTGGCGAACCGCCTGCGCATCTCCCCTCTGGTGGGATATCTGGCCGCAGGGGTGCTCGCCGGCCCGTTCACCCCCGGTTTCGTCGCCGATACCTCACTGGCGCCGGAACTGGCGGAAATCGGCGTTATCCTGTTGATGTTCGGTGTTGGCCTGCACTTCTCCCTGAAAGACCTTCTCGCAGTAAAATCTATCGCCATTCCCGGCGCCGTAGCGCAGATAGCCGTCGCCACGCTGCTCGGCATGGGGTTGTCCAAGCTGCTCGGCTGGGATCTGATCTCCGGTCTGGTGTTTGGCCTCTGCCTCTCTACCGCCAGTACCGTGGTATTGCTGCGCGCGTTGGAGGAACGGCAACTGATCGACAGCCAACGCGGGCAAATCGCCATCGGCTGGCTGATCGTCGAAGATTTGGCGATGGTGCTGACGCTGGTGTTGCTGCCGGCCTTCGGCAACATGCTGGGCAACGACAACGCCAGCAGCGGTCAGCTGCTGATGGAGCTGGCGCTGACCATCGGTAAGGTCATCGCCTTCATCGCGCTGATGATCGTGGTCGGCCGCCGCCTGGTGCCGTGGATCCTGTCGAAAACCGCCAGCACCGGCTCACGCGAGCTGTTTACCCTGGCGGTATTGGCGCTGGCGCTCGGCATCGCCTATGGCGCGGTGAAGCTGTTCGACGTTTCCTTCGCGCTGGGCGCCTTCTTCGCCGGCATGGTGCTGAACGAGTCCGAACTGAGCCACCGCGCGGCGCACGACACCCTGCCGCTGCGCGACGCGTTCGCGGTACTGTTCTTCGTCTCGGTCGGCATGCTGTTCGATCCGATGATCGTGATTAACGAGCCGCTGGCGGTGCTGGCGACGCTGGCGATTATCGTGTTCGGCAAATCCGCCGCCGCGTTCCTGCTGGTGAAAATGTTCGGCCATTCCAAGCGCACCGCGCTGACCATTTCCGCCAGCCTGGCGCAGATCGGCGAGTTCGCCTTTATTCTGGCGGGCCTCGGCATCGCGTTGGGCATGATGTCGGAACACGGCCGCAACCTGGTGCTGGCCGGCGCGATCCTGTCCATCATGCTCAACCCGCTGTTGTTCACCCTGCTGGAGCGCTATCTGGCCAAGACCGAAACCATCGAAGAGCAAATCCTCGAAGAGGCGGTGGAAGAAGAAAAGCAGATCCCAGTGGACATGTGCAACCATGCGCTGGTGGTCGGCTATGGCCGCGTCGGCAGTCTGCTGGGCGGAAAACTGGCCGAGGCGGGCATCCCGCTGGTGGTGATCGAGAACTCCCGCCCGCGGGTGGAAGCGCTGCGCGAGCAGGGCATAAAGACGGTGTTGGGCAACGCCGCCAATCCGGAAGTGATGGATCTGGCGCGGCTCGACTGTGCGCGCTGGCTGCTGCTGACCATCCCAAACGGCTATGAGGCCGGCGAGATCGTCGCCTCGGCGCGCGCCAAGCGGCCGAACATCGAGATCATCGCCCGCGCCCACTACGACGACGAGGTGGCCTACATCACCGATCGCGGCGCCAATCAGGTGGTGATGGGCGAACGCGAGATCGCCAACAGCATGCTGAACATCCTGCAGCTGGATACCCTGAGCGAAGAAGAAAAAATGGGCGGCTGCCCGATCTGA
- a CDS encoding AraC family transcriptional regulator: MAWLQAQDSFNPDALNNSVLGIAAELAQHDSGTHWHEKGQLLFCQQGSMRITLNQSICMLPPGRVAWIPPRVAHRVQVNGVVGYRSLYLDAGRYPCLPAQLAVLTASPLLREVLERIAFAAFDTDWQHGPYANILAVCLDEIAAAPRELTLLPLPCDRRLRHLADRDMLPPLHQLARYSGASEKTISRIFRRETGLGYQQWRQQWRLIKAIEMLAAGLSQSDVASRLAFSSDSAFATFFKNRVGCPPRAYMERRK; the protein is encoded by the coding sequence ATGGCATGGCTTCAGGCGCAGGACAGCTTTAATCCGGATGCACTCAACAACAGCGTGCTCGGGATCGCCGCCGAACTGGCGCAGCACGACTCGGGCACGCATTGGCATGAGAAGGGGCAGTTGCTGTTTTGCCAGCAAGGCAGCATGCGCATCACGCTCAACCAAAGCATCTGCATGCTGCCGCCGGGCAGAGTGGCCTGGATCCCGCCGCGGGTGGCGCATCGCGTTCAGGTCAATGGCGTGGTCGGTTACCGTTCGCTTTATCTCGACGCCGGTCGCTACCCCTGCCTGCCCGCACAGCTTGCCGTACTGACAGCCTCACCGCTGCTGCGCGAGGTGTTGGAACGCATCGCGTTCGCCGCCTTCGACACCGACTGGCAACATGGGCCCTACGCCAATATTCTGGCGGTCTGTCTGGATGAAATCGCCGCCGCGCCGCGCGAGTTGACGTTGCTGCCGCTGCCTTGCGACCGGCGCCTGCGCCACCTCGCCGATCGGGACATGCTTCCGCCGTTGCATCAGCTGGCGCGCTATAGCGGCGCTTCAGAGAAAACCATCAGCCGGATCTTCCGCCGTGAAACCGGCCTCGGTTACCAGCAGTGGCGCCAGCAATGGCGATTGATCAAGGCTATCGAGATGCTGGCCGCAGGGCTGAGTCAATCCGACGTCGCCAGCCGGCTGGCGTTTTCCAGCGATAGCGCCTTCGCCACTTTCTTCAAGAATAGGGTGGGCTGCCCGCCGAGGGCGTATATGGAGAGAAGAAAATAA
- a CDS encoding inosine/guanosine kinase, whose product MKFPGKRKSKHYFPVSARDPLLQQAQPESEISTSYIVGIDQTLVDIEAKVDDAFVQRYGLSLGHSLVIEDDVAEALYQELNENNLVTHQFAGGTIGNTMHNYSVLADDRSVLLGVMCSNVKIGSYAYRYLCNTSSRTDLNYLQGVDGAIGRCFTLIGESGERTFAINPGQMNQLRPESIPEEVIAGASALVLSSYLVRCKEGEPMKAATLQAIEYAKKHDVPVVLTLGTKYVIADNPQWWRDFLKENVSILAMNEDEALELTGLSDPLTASDMALDWVDLVLCTAGPSGLYMAGYTEEANKRQTQHPLLPGHIAEFNRYEFSRAMRREHCENPLRVYSHIAPYMGGPERIMNTNGAGDGALSALLHDIAANGYHRHNVPNSSKHVRSYLTYSSLAQVCKYANRVSYQVLNQHSPRLTRGLPEREDSLEESYWER is encoded by the coding sequence ATGAAATTTCCTGGTAAACGCAAGTCCAAACACTATTTTCCGGTGAGCGCCCGCGATCCGCTTCTGCAGCAGGCCCAGCCCGAAAGTGAAATCAGCACCTCGTATATCGTCGGCATCGACCAGACGCTGGTGGATATCGAGGCGAAAGTGGACGACGCTTTTGTCCAGCGCTACGGCCTGAGTCTGGGCCACTCTCTGGTGATCGAAGACGACGTCGCCGAGGCGCTGTATCAGGAACTGAACGAAAATAATCTGGTCACCCATCAGTTCGCCGGCGGCACCATCGGCAATACCATGCACAACTATTCGGTGCTGGCGGACGACCGTTCGGTGCTGCTCGGCGTGATGTGCAGCAACGTGAAAATCGGCAGCTACGCCTACCGTTACCTGTGCAATACCTCCAGCCGCACCGATCTTAACTATCTGCAGGGCGTAGACGGCGCCATCGGCCGCTGCTTCACGCTGATCGGTGAAAGCGGCGAGCGCACCTTCGCCATCAACCCCGGCCAGATGAATCAGCTGCGCCCGGAAAGCATTCCGGAAGAGGTGATCGCCGGCGCGTCGGCGCTGGTGTTGAGCTCTTATCTGGTGCGCTGCAAGGAGGGCGAGCCGATGAAGGCCGCCACCCTGCAGGCGATCGAATACGCCAAAAAACACGATGTGCCGGTAGTGCTGACCCTGGGCACCAAGTACGTGATCGCCGACAACCCGCAGTGGTGGCGCGACTTCCTGAAGGAAAACGTGTCGATTCTGGCGATGAACGAAGACGAAGCGCTGGAGCTGACCGGGCTGAGCGATCCGCTCACCGCCTCGGACATGGCGCTGGACTGGGTGGATTTGGTGTTGTGCACTGCCGGGCCGAGTGGCCTGTATATGGCGGGCTATACCGAAGAAGCCAACAAACGCCAGACGCAGCACCCGCTGCTGCCGGGGCATATCGCCGAGTTCAACCGCTACGAGTTCAGCCGCGCCATGCGCCGCGAGCACTGTGAAAATCCGCTGCGCGTTTATTCGCACATCGCGCCGTATATGGGCGGGCCGGAGAGGATCATGAACACCAACGGCGCCGGCGACGGCGCGCTGTCGGCGTTGCTGCACGATATCGCCGCCAACGGCTACCACCGTCACAACGTGCCGAACTCCAGCAAGCATGTGCGCAGTTACCTGACCTATTCCTCATTGGCGCAGGTGTGCAAATATGCCAACCGCGTCAGCTACCAGGTGCTGAACCAGCATTCGCCGCGCCTCACGCGCGGCCTGCCGGAGCGCGAAGACAGCCTGGAAGAGTCCTACTGGGAACGTTAA
- a CDS encoding glycerate kinase — MKTLKKVVIAPDSFKESLSALGVADAIERGFRQIYPQAHYVKLPMADGGEGTVESMVAATGGEIVQVTVTGPLGESVQGFYGLLGDGETAVIEMAAASGLHLAPPNRRDPRITTSYGTGELMLAALERGVKAIILGIGGSATNDGGAGMMQALGVKLLDRDRRPLPVGGAALAQLAHLDLAGLDARWQRVSVTAACDVDNPLCGEKGASAVFGPQKGATPEMVAQLDAALHHYGELLERETGRAVLTQPGAGAAGGMGAALLGMLDARLRPGIEIVTETLRLDEAVRDADLVITGEGRLDSQSIHGKTPIGVARVAKRHGVPVIAIAGSLTPDYQVVHQHGIDAAFSVLDRIVTLEEALADADRNLQVTARNVAAVWQLAQGRGSQA; from the coding sequence ATGAAAACGCTGAAAAAAGTGGTTATTGCCCCGGATTCTTTCAAAGAGAGCCTGAGTGCGCTCGGCGTCGCCGACGCTATCGAGCGGGGATTCCGTCAAATCTACCCGCAGGCGCACTACGTGAAGTTGCCGATGGCGGACGGCGGTGAAGGGACTGTGGAGTCGATGGTGGCGGCCACCGGCGGCGAAATCGTCCAGGTGACGGTCACCGGGCCGCTGGGCGAGTCGGTGCAGGGATTTTATGGCCTGCTGGGCGACGGTGAAACCGCGGTGATTGAAATGGCCGCCGCTTCCGGGCTGCATCTGGCGCCGCCTAATCGGCGCGATCCGCGCATCACCACCAGCTACGGCACCGGTGAACTGATGTTGGCGGCGTTGGAGCGCGGCGTGAAGGCGATCATTCTCGGCATCGGCGGGAGCGCCACCAACGACGGCGGCGCCGGGATGATGCAGGCGCTGGGCGTCAAACTGCTGGATCGGGATCGCCGGCCGCTGCCGGTGGGCGGAGCGGCCCTGGCGCAGCTGGCGCATCTCGATCTCGCCGGGCTGGATGCGCGTTGGCAACGGGTGAGCGTGACCGCCGCCTGTGACGTCGATAATCCGCTGTGCGGCGAAAAGGGCGCGTCGGCGGTGTTCGGGCCGCAGAAGGGGGCGACGCCGGAGATGGTGGCGCAGCTCGATGCGGCGTTGCATCACTATGGCGAACTGCTGGAGCGGGAAACCGGCCGCGCCGTGCTCACCCAGCCGGGCGCGGGGGCGGCGGGCGGCATGGGGGCGGCGCTGCTCGGCATGCTCGATGCGCGCTTGCGGCCGGGCATCGAGATCGTCACCGAAACCCTGCGCCTGGATGAGGCGGTGCGCGATGCCGACTTGGTGATCACCGGCGAAGGGCGGTTGGATAGCCAGTCGATCCACGGCAAAACGCCGATTGGCGTGGCGCGGGTGGCCAAGCGTCACGGCGTGCCGGTGATCGCCATCGCCGGTAGCCTGACGCCGGATTATCAGGTGGTGCATCAGCACGGCATCGATGCGGCGTTTTCGGTGCTCGATCGCATCGTGACGCTGGAAGAGGCGTTGGCGGACGCCGATCGCAATCTGCAGGTGACGGCGCGCAACGTGGCGGCGGTATGGCAGCTGGCGCAAGGGAGAGGCTCACAGGCATAG
- the ushA gene encoding bifunctional UDP-sugar hydrolase/5'-nucleotidase UshA, with product MRFSLKTTACALAVSLTLLSGAASAWEKDKTYAITILHTNDHHGHFWQNDHGEYGLGAQKTLVDGIRQEVAAQGGSLLLLSGGDINTGVPESDLQDAEPDFRGMNLVGYDAMAIGNHEFDNPLSVLRQQEKWATFPLLSANIYQKSTGQRLFKPYALFDKQGIKIAVIGLTTDDTAKMGNPEYFTDIEFRVPAPEAKRVVEQLRQDEKPDVIIAATHMGHYDNGQHGSNAPGDVEMARSLPAGYLDMIVGGHSQDPVCMAGDNRKQVDYVPGTPCAPDRQNGTWIVQAHEWGKYVGRADFEFRNGELKLVHYQLIPVNLKKKVEKADGTSERVYYTQQIAEDPTMMKLLTPFQEKGKEQLSVKIGSVNGKLEGDRSKVRFVQTNLARVMLAAQMERADADFAVMSGGGVRDSIESGDITYKNVLKVQPFGNTLVHVDMKGSEIEQYLAVVANMQPDSGAYAQFANVSLVADGKGVSEVKINGQPLQADKTYRMATLNFNALGGDGYPKLDGLPSYVNTGFIDAEVLKQYIEKHSPLDAAAYEPKGEIVYQ from the coding sequence ATGCGTTTTTCGCTGAAGACCACCGCATGCGCGTTGGCCGTTTCCCTGACCTTGCTGTCGGGGGCCGCCAGTGCCTGGGAAAAGGATAAGACCTACGCCATCACCATTCTGCATACCAACGACCATCACGGTCACTTCTGGCAGAACGATCACGGCGAATACGGCCTGGGCGCGCAGAAAACGCTGGTGGACGGTATCCGTCAGGAAGTGGCGGCGCAGGGCGGCAGCCTGCTGCTGCTGTCCGGCGGCGATATCAATACCGGCGTGCCGGAATCGGATCTGCAGGACGCCGAGCCGGACTTCCGCGGCATGAACCTGGTGGGTTACGACGCGATGGCGATCGGCAACCACGAATTCGACAACCCGCTGAGCGTGCTGCGCCAGCAGGAGAAATGGGCGACCTTCCCGCTGCTCTCCGCCAACATCTACCAGAAAAGCACCGGCCAGCGGCTGTTCAAGCCTTACGCCTTGTTCGACAAGCAGGGCATCAAGATTGCGGTCATTGGCCTGACGACCGACGACACGGCCAAAATGGGCAACCCGGAGTACTTTACCGACATTGAATTCCGCGTGCCGGCGCCGGAAGCGAAGCGGGTGGTGGAGCAATTGCGCCAGGACGAGAAGCCGGACGTGATCATCGCCGCCACCCACATGGGGCACTACGATAACGGCCAGCACGGCTCCAACGCGCCGGGCGATGTGGAGATGGCGCGCAGCCTGCCGGCCGGGTATCTCGATATGATCGTCGGCGGCCACTCGCAGGATCCGGTGTGCATGGCCGGCGACAACCGTAAACAGGTGGATTACGTGCCGGGCACGCCATGCGCGCCGGATCGCCAGAACGGCACCTGGATTGTGCAGGCGCACGAATGGGGCAAATACGTGGGTCGCGCCGATTTTGAATTCCGCAACGGTGAGCTGAAGCTGGTGCATTATCAGCTGATCCCGGTGAACCTGAAGAAAAAGGTGGAGAAGGCGGACGGCACCAGCGAGCGGGTGTACTACACCCAGCAGATCGCCGAAGATCCGACCATGATGAAATTACTGACGCCGTTCCAGGAGAAGGGCAAAGAACAGCTGAGCGTGAAAATCGGCAGCGTTAACGGCAAGCTGGAGGGCGATCGCAGCAAAGTGCGCTTCGTGCAGACCAACCTGGCGCGGGTGATGCTGGCCGCGCAGATGGAGCGCGCCGATGCCGATTTCGCCGTGATGAGCGGCGGCGGGGTGCGTGATTCCATTGAGAGCGGCGATATCACTTACAAGAACGTGCTCAAGGTCCAGCCGTTCGGCAACACCCTGGTGCATGTCGATATGAAAGGCAGCGAGATTGAGCAGTACCTGGCGGTAGTGGCCAACATGCAGCCGGATTCCGGCGCCTACGCCCAGTTCGCCAACGTCAGCCTGGTCGCGGACGGCAAGGGCGTCAGCGAAGTGAAGATCAACGGCCAGCCGCTGCAGGCGGATAAAACCTACCGCATGGCGACGCTGAACTTCAACGCGCTGGGCGGTGACGGCTATCCGAAGCTGGATGGGCTGCCGAGCTACGTCAACACCGGCTTTATCGACGCCGAGGTGCTGAAGCAGTACATCGAGAAACACTCGCCGCTGGATGCGGCAGCCTATGAGCCAAAGGGCGAGATCGTGTATCAATAA
- a CDS encoding GntP family permease → MTTVSTLGALVALAVAIVLILRKVPPAYGMIAGALAGGLCGGADLVQTVTLMIGGAQGITNAVMRILAAGVLAGVLIESGAAHTIAETIVRKVGETRALLALAVATLILTAVGVFIDVAVITVAPIALSIAQKAGISRAAILLAMIGGGKAGNVMSPNPNTIAAADNFHVPLTSVMMAGIVPGLCGLVVAYLLARRLSDKGSRVMAEELTQHAEGARPGFAAAISAPLVAILLLSLRPIAGIAVDPLIALPAGGLAGALLMGRIRQCNQFMVSGLSRMAPVAIMLLGTGTLAGIIANSALKDVLINGLTHTGLPAWLLAPLSGALMSMATASTTAGTAVASGVFSSTLLELGVSGLAGAAMIHAGATVLDHLPHGSFFHATGGSVNMAVHERLKLLPYETLVGFTIAAISALMFGVFNLAG, encoded by the coding sequence ATGACAACCGTATCCACTCTGGGGGCGCTGGTGGCGTTAGCCGTCGCCATCGTCCTGATTCTACGCAAGGTTCCGCCGGCTTACGGCATGATTGCCGGCGCGCTGGCGGGCGGGCTGTGCGGCGGCGCCGATCTGGTGCAGACCGTGACGCTGATGATTGGCGGGGCGCAGGGCATCACCAACGCCGTGATGCGCATTCTGGCGGCGGGGGTGCTGGCCGGGGTGCTGATCGAATCCGGCGCGGCACACACCATCGCCGAAACCATCGTGCGCAAGGTGGGCGAAACCCGCGCGCTGCTGGCGCTGGCGGTGGCTACACTGATCCTGACGGCGGTGGGGGTGTTCATCGACGTGGCGGTGATCACCGTCGCGCCTATCGCACTGTCGATCGCCCAGAAGGCCGGTATTTCACGCGCGGCGATCCTGCTGGCGATGATCGGCGGCGGCAAGGCCGGCAACGTGATGTCGCCCAACCCGAACACCATCGCGGCAGCGGACAATTTCCACGTGCCGCTCACCTCGGTGATGATGGCCGGCATCGTGCCGGGGCTGTGCGGCCTGGTGGTGGCCTATCTGCTGGCGCGCCGCCTGAGCGATAAAGGCAGCAGGGTGATGGCCGAAGAGTTGACTCAGCATGCCGAAGGGGCGCGGCCGGGCTTTGCCGCGGCGATCAGCGCGCCGCTGGTGGCGATCCTGCTGCTGTCGCTACGGCCGATCGCCGGGATCGCCGTCGATCCGCTGATCGCGTTGCCGGCCGGCGGTTTGGCGGGCGCGCTATTGATGGGGCGCATTCGCCAGTGCAATCAGTTTATGGTCTCCGGCCTGTCGCGCATGGCGCCGGTGGCGATCATGCTGCTCGGCACCGGCACGCTGGCAGGCATCATCGCCAACTCGGCGCTGAAGGATGTCCTGATTAACGGCTTAACGCATACCGGGCTGCCGGCCTGGTTGCTGGCGCCGCTGTCCGGCGCGCTGATGTCGATGGCAACCGCGTCGACCACCGCCGGCACCGCCGTAGCGTCCGGGGTATTCAGTTCCACGCTGCTGGAACTGGGGGTGAGCGGGTTGGCCGGCGCGGCGATGATCCATGCGGGCGCGACGGTGCTGGATCACCTGCCGCACGGCAGCTTCTTCCACGCCACCGGCGGCAGCGTCAATATGGCGGTGCACGAGCGGCTGAAGCTGCTGCCGTATGAGACGCTGGTGGGGTTCACCATCGCGGCAATCTCGGCGCTGATGTTTGGCGTATTTAACCTGGCGGGATAA
- a CDS encoding MFS transporter: MTDSSQSAMPPAKGSTVKGTAFSILGAISVSHLLNDMIQSLILAIYPILQADFHLSFVQIGMITLTYQLTASLLQPLIGYYTDKHPQPYSLPIGMGFTLTGLLLLSVANTFPLVLLAAALVGTGSSVFHPESSRVARMASGGRHGLAQSLFQVGGNFGSSLGPLLAALIIAPYGKGNVAWFSLAALLAIVVLLQVSKWYQHQHRVAKGQPKSPSMLKPLPKRTVAYSMGILLVLIFSKYFYLASISSYYTFYLIHKFGISVQNAQIHLFAFLFAVAAGTIIGGPLGDKIGRKYVIWGSILGAAPFTLVLPYASLYWTGILTVIIGVILASAFSAILVYAQELIPGKVGMVSGLFFGFAFGMGGLGAAVLGYVADLTSIELVYQICAFLPLIGIITALLPNMEHKTQ, translated from the coding sequence ATGACCGACAGTAGCCAAAGCGCGATGCCGCCCGCCAAGGGCAGTACGGTAAAGGGGACCGCTTTCTCCATCCTCGGCGCCATCAGCGTGTCTCACCTGCTCAACGATATGATCCAGTCGCTGATCCTGGCGATTTACCCGATCCTGCAAGCCGATTTCCACCTCAGCTTCGTGCAGATCGGCATGATCACCCTGACCTATCAGCTGACGGCCTCCCTGCTGCAACCGCTGATTGGGTATTACACCGATAAACACCCGCAGCCTTATTCTCTGCCGATCGGCATGGGCTTTACCCTGACCGGCCTGCTGCTGCTGTCGGTGGCGAACACCTTCCCGCTGGTGCTGCTGGCGGCGGCGTTGGTGGGCACCGGTTCATCGGTGTTCCACCCGGAGTCCTCGCGCGTGGCGCGCATGGCTTCCGGCGGGCGGCACGGTCTGGCGCAGTCGCTGTTCCAGGTCGGCGGCAACTTCGGCAGCTCGCTTGGCCCGCTGCTGGCCGCGCTGATCATCGCGCCTTACGGCAAAGGCAACGTCGCCTGGTTTTCGCTGGCGGCCCTGCTGGCGATCGTGGTGTTGCTGCAGGTCAGCAAATGGTACCAACATCAGCATCGGGTGGCTAAAGGGCAACCCAAAAGCCCGTCAATGCTGAAACCGCTGCCAAAACGTACCGTCGCCTACTCGATGGGCATTCTGCTGGTGCTGATTTTCTCTAAATATTTCTATCTGGCCAGCATCAGCAGCTATTACACCTTTTATTTGATACATAAGTTCGGCATTTCGGTGCAGAACGCGCAAATTCATCTGTTCGCCTTCTTGTTTGCGGTGGCGGCCGGCACCATTATCGGCGGGCCTCTCGGTGACAAGATAGGGCGTAAATATGTTATTTGGGGCTCCATCCTCGGTGCGGCGCCATTTACGCTTGTTTTACCCTATGCATCACTGTACTGGACCGGCATTTTGACGGTAATTATCGGGGTAATTCTCGCCTCGGCGTTCTCCGCCATTCTGGTTTACGCGCAGGAGCTTATCCCCGGAAAAGTCGGTATGGTTTCCGGGTTATTCTTCGGTTTTGCTTTCGGTATGGGCGGATTAGGCGCGGCAGTTCTTGGTTATGTCGCTGATTTGACCAGTATTGAACTGGTCTACCAAATCTGTGCTTTCCTGCCGCTGATCGGCATTATCACCGCGTTACTGCCCAATATGGAGCATAAAACGCAATAA
- the hemH gene encoding ferrochelatase, with amino-acid sequence MKQEKHGVLLVNLGTPDAPTSSAVKRYLKEFLSDDRVVDTAPLIWWPILNGAILPIRSPRVAKLYQSVWMAEGSPLLVYSRRQQRALAARMPNTPVELGMSYGSPSLAEAIDKLLAQGVTNLVVLPLYPQYSCSTSAAVWDGVARVLKGYRRLPSVAFIRDYAEHPAYIAALQQSVERSFAEHGQPDRLVLSFHGIPKRYARLGDDYPQRCEDTLRALSATLPLAPERVMMTYQSRFGREPWLTPYTDETLKGLPAQGVKHIQLICPGFSADCLETLEEIKEQNREIFLKAGGEKFEYISALNDEPAHIDMMQQLVAQRL; translated from the coding sequence ATGAAGCAAGAGAAACACGGCGTATTGCTGGTGAACCTGGGCACGCCAGATGCGCCGACCTCGTCGGCGGTCAAACGCTATCTGAAGGAATTCCTCAGTGACGATCGCGTGGTCGACACGGCGCCGCTGATCTGGTGGCCGATCCTCAACGGCGCGATCCTGCCGATCCGTTCGCCGCGCGTGGCGAAGCTCTACCAATCGGTGTGGATGGCAGAAGGCTCACCGCTGCTGGTGTACAGCCGCCGCCAACAGCGGGCGCTGGCGGCGCGCATGCCGAATACGCCGGTGGAGCTGGGCATGAGCTATGGCTCGCCGAGCCTGGCGGAAGCCATCGACAAGCTGCTGGCGCAAGGCGTGACTAACCTGGTGGTGTTGCCGCTCTATCCGCAATATTCCTGCTCCACCAGTGCGGCGGTATGGGATGGCGTAGCGCGGGTGCTGAAAGGCTATCGCCGCTTGCCGTCGGTGGCCTTCATTCGCGATTATGCCGAACACCCGGCCTATATCGCCGCGCTGCAGCAAAGCGTGGAGCGTTCATTCGCCGAACACGGCCAGCCGGATCGGTTGGTGCTGTCATTCCATGGCATCCCCAAACGCTATGCGCGTCTGGGCGACGACTACCCGCAGCGCTGCGAGGATACGCTGCGTGCGCTGAGCGCCACGCTGCCGCTGGCGCCGGAGCGAGTGATGATGACCTACCAGTCGCGCTTCGGCCGCGAGCCGTGGTTGACGCCGTACACCGATGAAACCCTGAAGGGGTTGCCGGCGCAGGGCGTGAAGCACATTCAGCTGATCTGCCCCGGTTTTTCGGCGGACTGCCTGGAAACGCTGGAAGAGATCAAAGAGCAGAACCGCGAGATCTTCCTCAAGGCCGGCGGCGAAAAGTTTGAGTACATCTCTGCGCTGAACGATGAACCGGCGCATATCGATATGATGCAGCAGTTGGTGGCGCAGCGTCTGTAA